A region from the Gossypium hirsutum isolate 1008001.06 chromosome A08, Gossypium_hirsutum_v2.1, whole genome shotgun sequence genome encodes:
- the LOC107948707 gene encoding VAMP-like protein YKT61: MKITSLVVLKCNPEGSDPIILANATDLSHFGYFQRSSVKEFIVFVSRTVAKRTPSGQRQSVQHEEYKVHAYNRNGLCALGFMDDHYPVRSAFSLLNQILDEYQKNFGESWRNAQADSTQPWPYLNDALTKFQDPAEADKLLKIQRELDETKIILHKTIDSVLARGERLDSLVEKSSDLSAASQMFYKQAKKTNQCCTIL; this comes from the exons atgaAGATCACATCGTTAGTAGTGCTGAAGTGCAACCCGGAAGGATCCGATCCGATAATACTAGCGAACGCTACCGATTTGAGCCATTTTGGTTACTTCCAAAGGTCAAGCGTCAAGGAGTTCATCGTTTTCGTTTCTCGAACTGTTGCTAAACGTACTCCTTCTGGTCAGCGCCAATCCGTTCAGCACGAAG AGTATAAGGTACATGCTTACAACAGAAATGGACTTTGTGCCTTGGGATTTATGGATGATCATTATCCAGTTCGAAGTGCTTTTTCGCTTCTCAACCAG ATTCTAGATGAATATCAGAAAAATTTTGGGGAGTCTTGGAGAAATGCACAAGCTGATAGCACTCAACCTTGGCCGTATCTGAATGATGCTTTGACCAAATTTCAG GACCCTGCAGAGGcggataaattattgaaaattcagAGGGAGTTGGATGAAACTAAAATCATCCTT CATAAAACTATTGATAGTGTGCTTGCACGAGGTGAGAGGCTGGACAGTTTAGTTGAGAAGAGTTCAGATCTGAGTGCTGCGTCTCAG ATGTTCTACAAGCAGGCTAAGAAAACCAATCAATGTTGTACCATACTGTAA
- the LOC107947981 gene encoding agamous-like MADS-box protein AGL80, producing MTRKKVKLAYITNDSARKATFKKRKKGLMKKVSELSTLCGIDACAIMYSPYESQPEVWPSAMGVQRVLSKFKKVPEMEQSKKMVNQESFLAQRIAKANEQLKKQCKENREKEMTHVMFQNLIGKAGILGLNVVDLNDLAWLIDQNLKEIAKRVDALAKTSLNPQGQGGSSSSVAVPPMVTPEVAITGDMVQGEVNNMDWMQRQQWIMELMNNNNNPQTQTQTHVGFNGEETVFPFGDNINPNVNNGLWSNAFLPWEK from the coding sequence ATGACGAGAAAGAAAGTGAAGCTTGCCTATATTACCAATGACTCGGCAAGGAAAGCCaccttcaagaaaagaaagaagggtTTAATGAAAAAAGTGAGTGAACTTAGTACCCTTTGTGGTATCGATGCTTGTGCTATTATGTACAGTCCATATGAGTCCCAACCGGAGGTTTGGCCATCGGCTATGGGAGTCCAACGTGTGCTGTCCAAGTTCAAGAAGGTACCCGAGATGGAACAAAGCAAAAAGATGGTGAACCAAGAGAGTTTCCTAGCCCAGAGGATCGCCAAAGCCAATGAGCAGCTCAAGAAGCAGTGCAAGGAAAACCGGGAAAAGGAGATGACACATGTCATGTTCCAGAACCTTATTGGCAAAGCCGGTATCCTTGGATTAAACGTGGTGGACTTGAACGATCTCGCTTGGTTGATCGATCAAAACTTGAAGGAGATCGCCAAAAGGGTCGATGCACTTGCTAAAACATCTCTTAATCCTCAAGGCCAAGGGGGTTCATCGTCGTCCGTGGCTGTGCCGCCTATGGTAACGCCCGAAGTGGCTATTACGGGGGACATGGTGCAAGGGGAGGTGAACAACATGGATTGGATGCAGAGGCAACAATGGATCATGGAGCtgatgaataataataataatccacaaacacaaacacaaactCATGTGGGATTTAATGGCGAAGAGACGGTATTCCCATTTGGGGATAACATTAATCCTAACGTCAACAATGGCCTTTGGTCCAATGCTTTTTTACCTTGGGAAAAATAG
- the LOC121204815 gene encoding 40S ribosomal protein S12 isoform X1 encodes MSGEEVAVAQPDAAAVIGEPMDINTALPLVIRKSKAHSGLARGLHEAAKAIEKHSAHLCVIADDCDQPDYVKLVKALCADHNVKMLRAPSAKALGEWAGLCKIDSEGKARKVVGCSCVVVKDYGEQHEAVEVVQQHKD; translated from the exons ATGTCAGG AGAAGAAGTTGCAGTTGCCCAACCGGACGCAGCAGCAGTCATTGGTGAGCCAATGGACATTAACACAGCCTTGCCACTTGTGATTAGGAAGTCAAAAGCTCACAGTGGGCTTGCTCGAGGCTTACACGAAGCTGCCAAGGCAATTGAAAAACACAGCGCGCATCTTTGTGTTATAGCCGATGACTGTGATCAGCCAGATTATGTTAAACTGGTCAAGGCCCTCTGCGCTGATCATAATGTTAAAATGCTACGTGCTCCTAGTGCCAAAGCTCTCGGCGAGTGGGCTGGT TTATGCAAGATAGATTCCGAGGGGAAAGCAAGGAAGGTAGTTGGCTGCTCTTGTGTAGTTGTCAAG GATTACGGTGAACAACACGAGGCTGTCGAGGTTGTTCAGCAGCACAAGGATTAA
- the LOC121204815 gene encoding 40S ribosomal protein S12 isoform X2, whose protein sequence is MDINTALPLVIRKSKAHSGLARGLHEAAKAIEKHSAHLCVIADDCDQPDYVKLVKALCADHNVKMLRAPSAKALGEWAGLCKIDSEGKARKVVGCSCVVVKDYGEQHEAVEVVQQHKD, encoded by the exons ATGGACATTAACACAGCCTTGCCACTTGTGATTAGGAAGTCAAAAGCTCACAGTGGGCTTGCTCGAGGCTTACACGAAGCTGCCAAGGCAATTGAAAAACACAGCGCGCATCTTTGTGTTATAGCCGATGACTGTGATCAGCCAGATTATGTTAAACTGGTCAAGGCCCTCTGCGCTGATCATAATGTTAAAATGCTACGTGCTCCTAGTGCCAAAGCTCTCGGCGAGTGGGCTGGT TTATGCAAGATAGATTCCGAGGGGAAAGCAAGGAAGGTAGTTGGCTGCTCTTGTGTAGTTGTCAAG GATTACGGTGAACAACACGAGGCTGTCGAGGTTGTTCAGCAGCACAAGGATTAA
- the LOC107948706 gene encoding ubiquitin carboxyl-terminal hydrolase 23, with protein MEATMISNSELSIKAEMEERSDLGNGSLDSASISFDFSKKKIEFHPARKPFNAFKSCDDGDFRIETLNTGSDTKRVNGVGSDLLSAKGRKADGTDLWETGLDPILGLKISFRKIGAGLENLGNTCFLNSVLQCLTYTEPLVAYLQSGTHQSSCRIAGFCALCAIQKHVNRALQSTGRILAPKDLVSNLRCISRNFRNSRQEDAHEYMVNLLESMHKCCLPLGVSSESPSSYEKSLVHKIFGGRLRSQVKCMQCSYCSNTFDPFLDLSLEIVKADSLHKALKNFTAAELLDGGERQYQCQRCKQKVKAIKQLTVYNAPHVLTIHLKRFRAYDFGQKIDRKVEFGPTLDMKPFVSGSNEGDLKYTLYGVLVHCGWSTHSGHYYCFVRTSSGMWYSLDDNRVVQVSERTVLEQKAYMLFYVRDRRNTASRKATGILQRDNLKANVNGRSVLNQNLKEHMQTGSVGKKLSASGTCAAMTPKVTVNGDLSKETIMKEVPSLQNHVMAEGSVLKESIFPPFNVPSKDSSEACASNLVQGEDVKPSACSVGGNLGSSKAENSTVTSGGKDSDCNERGNTKGGFEIPVTLSPNCGGLQNSGTEKIASKETLQKISFASKIEVSSTVVALEDLIEKAVKKVPGKALSMSTTSETSKNTQATMSPDKPICNSSQAGDVSSHSTIDKTLNERGDNSGKKKIFESPSSLPNGSLEIKAPCKKPTKKHLKRQLRNMHIGIKLKIFRASLHMHSKKKHKKSKKRTLKAHVLLKDNLLDKDCFPSDLGSSTSEKFGTISLGLIHHRRKKAANKNVNINSGSLMNNINGEVKERIYQNGTVLASDQQAERSSGSVLEANWHNSREIGSFKDGKTGSSPNRHVLTKGLGETAVARWDDMDLVSPAQTIEANDSESKGIGYVPDEWDEEYDRGKRKKIRQNKHKFGGANLFQQIATKKTQFKKAKLDHSKSENLPFRI; from the exons ATGGAAGCGACGATGATTAGTAACTCGGAATTGAGCATCAAAGCTGAAATGGAGGAGCGTTCGGATCTTGGAAACGGGTCATTGGATTCTGCTTCTATCAGTTTTGACTTCTCTAAGAAAAAGATCGAGTTTCATCCAGCGAGGAAGCCCTTTAATGCGTTTAAAAGTTGCGACGATGGGGATTTTAGAATCGAGACGCTGAACACTGGGTCGGATACGAAGCGTGTAAACGGGGTGGGATCGGATCTATTGAGTGCTAAAGGAAGGAAGGCTGATGGGACGGATTTGTGGGAGACTGGTTTGGATCCAATTCTCGGTTTGAAGATTAGTTTTCGTAAAATT ggtGCTGGTTTGGAGAACCTTGGAAATACATGTTTTCTTAATTCGGTATTACAATGTCTGACATACACAGAGCCTTTGGTAGCTTATCTACAAAGTGGCACGCATCAAAGTTCTT GCCGTATTGCTGGGTTTTGTGCCTTATGCGCTATCCAGAAACATGTTAACCGTGCTCTACAATCAACTGGGAGGATATTGGCACCAAAGGATCTGGTCTCAAACCTACGCT GCATATCTCGCAACTTCCGAAACTCTCGACAGGAGGATGCACATGAATACATGGTAAACCTGCTAGAATCCATGCACAAGTGCTGCTTACCTTTAGGAGTATCAAGTGAATCCCCTAGCTCTTATGAGAAGAGTTTGGTGCACAAGATCTTTGGAGGTCGCCTTCGTAGTCAG GTTAAATGCATGCAGTGTTCTTACTGCTCCAACACATTTGATCCCTTCCTAGATTTAAGTCTTGAAATAGTCAAGGCAGATTCCTTGCATAAGGCACTTAAGAATTTCACTGCTGCGGAGCTTTTAGATGGAGGAGAGCGGCAGTATCAGTGCCAACGCTGCAAGCAGAAAGTTAAGGCAATCAAACAGCTGACAGTTTACAATGCACCTCATGTACTTACCATCCATCTGAAGAGATTTCGTGCATATGATTTTGGGCAAAAGATTGACCGCAAAGTTGAATTTGGTCCGACCTTAGACATGAAGCCTTTTGTCAGTGGTTCCAAT GAAGGAGATTTGAAATACACTCTTTACGGTGTTCTGGTTCATTGTGGATGGAGCACTCATTCTGGTCACTACTACTGTTTTGTTCGCACATCAAGTGGCATGTGGTACTCCCTTGATGACAACAGG GTTGTCCAGGTCAGTGAGAGGACTGTTTTGGAGCAGAAAGCTTACATGTTGTTCTATGTTCGTGACAGAAGAAATACTGCTTCAAGAAAAGCTACTGGTATTCTTCAGAGGGATAACTTAAAAGCAAATGTTAATGGAAGGTCTGTTTTAAATCAAAATCTTAAGGAGCATATGCAAACTGGTTCCGTTGGTAAAAAGTTAAGTGCTTCAGGCACTTGTGCTGCTATGACTCCAAAGGTTACTGTTAATGGTGACTTGTCAAAGGAGACAATCATGAAGGAAGTGCCATCTCTGCAAAACCATGTAATGGCAGAAGGTTCAGTGCTTAAGGAGTCTATTTTCCCCCCTTTCAATGTACCATCAAAGGATTCATCAGAAGCATGTGCTTCAAATCTGGTTCAAGGTGAAGACGTGAAACCATCAGCTTGTTCTGTAGGTGGGAATCTTGGCAGTTCTAAAGCAGAAAATTCAACTGTTACTAGTGGTGGCAAAGATAGTGACTGCAATGAGAGGGGAAACACTAAAGGTGGTTTTGAAATCCCAGTGACCTTATCACCCAATTGTGGTGGTCTCCAGAATTCGGGCACTGAAAAGATCGCGAGTAAAGAGACCCTGCAGAAG ATTAGTTTTGCTTCAAAGATTGAGGTTTCAAGCACTGTTGTTGCACTAGAAGATTTGATAGAAAAAGCAGTGAAGAAAGTTCCTGGTAAAGCTCTATCTATGAGTACTACTAGTGAAACATCAAAGAATACTCAGGCTACTATGTCTCCAGATAAGCCAATTTGTAACAGTAGTCAG GCAGGAGATGTTTCCAGCCACAGTACCATTGATAAGACACTGAATGAGAGGGGAGACAATAGTGgcaaaaagaaaattttcgaATCCCCTTCGAGCCTTCCAAATGGATCTTTGGAAATTAAAGCACCCTGTAAAAAGCCAACGAAGAAGCATCTGAAGCGTCAGCTTAGAAACATGCATATcggtataaaattaaaaattttcagggCATCTCTGCACATGCACAGCAAGAAGAAAcataaaaagagcaagaaacgcaCATTAAAGGCCCATGttcttttaaaagataatttattGGATAAGGATTGTTTTCCTTCTGATCTAGGGTCATCTACATCTGAGAAATTCGGCACAATCAGTTTGGGTTTGATTCATCATAGGAGGAAAAAGGCAGCAAATAAAAATGTTAACATTAACTCCGGTTCTTTGATGAATAATATAAATGGAGAAGTTAAAGAGAGGATTTATCAGAATGGTACTGTTCTTGCAAGTGATCAGCAAGCAGAAAGGAGTTCTGGCTCAGTCTTAGAAGCAAATTGGCATAATTCAAGAGAAATTGGTTCTTTTAAAGATGGAAAAACAGGCTCATCTCCAAATAGGCATGTGCTTACCAAAGGTCTAGGGGAGACTGCTG TTGCGAGATGGGATGATATGGACCTAGTATCTCCTGCTCAGACCATAGAAGCAAATGATTCGGAAAGTAAAGGAATTGGTTATGTTCCAGATGAATG GGATGAAGAATATGACAGGGGTAAGAGGAAGAAGATAAGGCAAAATAAGCACAAGTTCGGCGGTGCAAATCTTTTCCAACAAATCGCCACTAAGAAAACACAGTTTAAGAAGGCTAAGTTAGACCATTCTAAATCAGAAAACCTACCATTCAGGATATGA
- the LOC107948704 gene encoding uncharacterized protein codes for MSVSLTVMTVNLHEDESEDSPNSWEKRRDLCISVITSYSPIILCTQQGVKSQLDYLQQGLPGYDQFGISRKGPQDTSDECCTIFYDKEKVELIEGGTFWLSESPSVPGSTSWGSVVPCIATWATFQLKGVEPPGFSFQVVNTSMDEFSPRARRRSALLTWQHIASLPPSLPVVYCGGFNTQKESTTGRFLLGRSREHGVVGDMRDVWPNARVRKNVSIRTYHGFKGDKQGALEFLKLVFRALCLCWDRQTQDLHIDWILFRGRSLIPVLCQVVNDNMDGYYPSSHYPIFAEFLLPRTVRLIEPPTSTQDEN; via the exons ATGAGCGTTTCTTTGACTGTAATGACTGTCAACCTGCACGAAGATGAATCAGAAGATAGCCCAAATTCGTGGGAGAAAAGGAGGGATTTGTGCATAAGCGTCATCACTAGTTACTCCCCTATTATTCTTTGTACTCAACAAG GCGTTAAATCTCAACTGGATTATCTTCAGCAGGGTTTGCCAG GTTATGATCAGTTTGGAATATCGAGAAAAGGGCCTCAGGATACTTCGGATGAATGTTGTACAATATTCTATGATAAGGAGAAG GTAGAACTGATTGAAGGTGGAACATTTTGGTTGTCCGAGTCACCTTCTGTCCCTGGGAGTACATCATGGGGTTCTGTAGTTCCGTGTATTGCAACTTGGGCT ACGTTCCAACTTAAGGGAGTTGAACCTCCGGGATTCTCATTCCAAGTAGTAAATACTAGCATGGATGAGTTCAGTCCTCGTGCTCGTAGACGAAGTGCTTTACTTACATGGCAACATATTGCATCCTTACCACCTAGCTTACCTGTTGTGTACTGCGGAGGATTTAACACACAGAAGGAATCAACGACAGGGCGTTTTCTTCTCGGGAGATCAAG AGAGCATGGTGTGGTGGGAGACATGAGGGACGTGTGGCCTAATGCTCGGGTGAGGAAAAATGTGTCCATACGCACTTATCACGGCTTCAAAG GTGACAAACAGGGCGCTCTTGAATTTCTTAAGTTGGTATTTCGAGCACTGTGCCTCTGTTGGGACCGACAAACTCAGGATTTACACATAGACTGGATTCTTTTCCGGGGACGATCTCTGATACCGGTTTTATGTCAAGTGGTCAATGATAACATGGATGGTTATTACCCATCTTCACACTATCCTATATTTGCCGAGTTTCTTCTTCCACGTACTGTGAGATTGATCGAACCACCTACAAGTACACAAGATGAAAACTAG
- the LOC107948703 gene encoding APO protein 2, chloroplastic — MSAAPSSMRCWVDFNSKNYLSHGKLVCLPPRMGSSMLSYHSRADFLKLNSLTSLSSFQHRNGKLKLQSKPMAPSRKLHQPCALVIRCDHPQNADLPRYYSKKEKKPFPVPIVELRRAARERFKKSRGQPKKPVPPPKNGLIVKSLVPLAYDVFNERITLINNLKKLLKVVKVHACRYCNEIHVGPIGHPFKSCRGHRASIRKGLHEWTYATVEDVLVPVDSYHLYDRLGKRIRHDERFSIPRLPAVVELCIQAGVEVPEFPTKRRRKPIIRIGKSEFVDADESELPDPVPEPPLKPILTEIPDTEIVAPRDQEEKIQLAEETLEAWEQMRRGAKKLMRMYPVRVCGYCPEVHVGPSGHKAQNCGAHKHQQRNGQHGWQSAVLDDLIPPRYVWHVPDVNGPPLQRELRSFYGQAPAVVEICVQAGADVPDQYKPTMRLDIGIPTSLREAEMVV; from the exons ATGTCAGCTGCCCCTTCTTCAATGCGCTGCT GGGTGGATTTTAATTCCAAGAATTATCTGTCTCATGGTAAATTAGTGTGTTTGCCTCCCAGAATGGGGTCATCAATGCTTTCATACCATTCCAGAGCTGATTTTCTGAAACTCAATAGCCttacttcactttcttctttccAG CATAGGAATGGGAAACTCAAACTTCAGTCAAAGCCTATGGCACCATCAAGAAAGTTACATCAACCATGTGCATTGGTTATTAGATGTGATCACCCTCAAAATGCGGATTTGCCTCGCTATTATTCCAAGAAAGAGAAGAAGCCCTTCCCTGTGCCCATAGTGGAGCTGAGGCGAGCTGCTAGGGAGAGGTTCAAGAAAAGCAGAGGCCAGCCTAAAAAACCAGTTCCACCTCCAAAGAATGGCTTAATTGTTAAAAGCCTAGTACCCCTTGCCTACGATGTGTTCAATGAAAGGATTACATTAATTAACAATCTTAAGAAACTCTTGAAGGTGGTGAAAGTTCATGCTTGCCG TTATTGTAATGAAATTCATGTTGGTCCCATTGGGCATCCATTTAAGTCATGTCGGGGTCACCGTGCTTCCATCCGTAAGGGTCTTCATGAATGGACATATGCAACtgttgaagatgtactcgtgCCAGTTGATTCCTACCACCTATATGATCGCCTTGGAAAGCGTATACGTCATGATGAGAGATTCTCAATTCCTCGGCTTCCCGCAGTTGTTGAGCTCTGCATCCAAGCTGGTGTCGAAGTTCCCGAATTTCCAACAAAGAGGAGAAGAAAGCCAATCATTCGGATTGGTAAAAGTGAATTTGTTGATGCTGATGAAAGTGAACTACCAGATCCTGTCCCAGAACCTCCCTTGAAACCCATATTGACTGAAATACCTGATACAGAGATAGTAGCTCCTCGTGATCAAGAGGAAAAAATCCAACTTGCTGAGGAAACACTTGAAGCATGGGAACAGATGAGGAGAGGTGCAAAGAAGCTAATGAGGATGTATCCTGTGAGGGTTTGTGGATACTGCCCAGAGGTGCATGTTGGTCCCTCAGGGCACAAAGCACAGAACTGTGGTGCCCACAAACACCAGCAACGAAATGGGCAACACGGTTGGCAATCAGCGGTGCTGGATGACTTGATACCTCCAAGATATGTTTGGCATGTGCCTGATGTAAACGGACCGCCATTGCAGCGTGAGCTCAGGTCTTTCTACGGGCAAGCCCCTGCTGTGGTGGAAATTTGTGTGCAGGCTGGTGCTGATGTGCCCGATCAATATAAACCAACCATGAGGTTAGATATTGGGATCCCTACTAGCCTTAGAGAAGCTGAAATGGTGGTCTGA